The Trichocoleus sp. FACHB-46 genomic sequence TGCTTTGGAATGATCGCCCAATCCTCGTCTGGGATTGCGTGCGGTGCGACTAGCCAATCTCTGTCTTCGCTGAATAGACCTGCACGATAAGCTTTGCCGTTCTCGATTTCATCGGAACTGAGGTATCCTGGCATTTAGGTTCTCCTTTGTTTGGGGACTAAGAGCGGTTTCTGATTGGACTCGGGGACCGCTCTTTGATTTATATGTAGCTGAAAGCCTTTTGTAGAGAAGCTTTGATTTCTCTCTACCTCTCTATTATACCAAGAAATCCTTGGTTAACCAACAAATTCTTGGTAAATTTTGCTATAATAATGATGTAGTAAACTTTTCAAACGATATTTAGATGATCAATCTTCGATTGGCTGAGCTGCGAGAAAAAGCAGGCAAAACTCAAAAAGAGATGGCCGATCTTCTGGGCTTCAAGAGTATCAACGGCTATCAAAATTTAGAGTACGGCAATACAAAAGGAATTCAGTTTGATCACTTGGATGCCCTTTGCAATACACTGAGCTGCACGCCGGGGGATCTAATTGAGTATCGGCGCGGACGAAAGAAGGTTTAGTTTTCACCGAGTTGATCATTTAGACATCGGTTCACCTGCAAGGGACTCTTACTCTTTGATTCATGCCCCTAATCGGCATACACAATTCTGGTGCAGCGGATTGACCGAAGCCACTTGTATTGTTGCAAAGGTGTTGGTAATCACTGCCCAAGAACATTAGCCAAAGCTTTAAATTCTGTTCTTTAAAGGTGCTTGCATTATTGCTTTAGTCACAACCTCAACACTGGTAAGATATTTAACCAGGCAAAAGTAGAAGGACTTCATTAGTGCCCTAAGTATATGAGCGAAAAGTCAGAACATTCATTAGCCCCAGCTCAACTATCTAATGATTCAGCAGAATACATTCATCCTACTGATCGGCCTGATCTCACCTTGCCTAATGATGTTAAAAATTTTCTGAAGCAACTTTTTTTGGAGTGCAATAGGAAGATATCTTTTCAGCTTTCAATGTTTCCAAATGCTCACGAGGAGTCTTTGGATCTTTTGTTTATATCTCACTTTGCACATATGCAAGGAGCTATTAAGTTTGACTCAAATTGGACATTAAGAATTGACGCACATTTTATTGGAGGTGGTAGACATTTTCGAACTTGGGAGGTAGCAGATATTGGCTTGATGGTAATGTTTCGAAAGAATGGGAGGATCACGCGAAGCAAATTAGCTTTTCTTCAATCAAAGAAGCTCTATGCGAGTCCTCTAAAATATAAGCCTCAAGATCCACACTTTCGTGCTGGCTTAGGAAGATTGTTAGTTACTGAAGAAGAACATTGTGAACTCGTAAAAACAATGTTGTTAAAGTATTCTGAGAAATCAAAGTATAAGGCCCTTAAGCTGAAGAGTGAACAGGAAGGGGCAATGAGCATGTTTTCAAGCCGCCATAACATCACACTTCATTATCTTTTATACAATCCTTCACTAATCCCTTGGGAAATTAAAACTCCGGTTGAGGGAGTGCCAACTATTGACGAAAACAAAGTTGGTTGCCGAGTAATCTCAAAACCATTTTTAGATACAAGCTTTCAGGACAAACAAGTTA encodes the following:
- a CDS encoding helix-turn-helix transcriptional regulator — translated: MINLRLAELREKAGKTQKEMADLLGFKSINGYQNLEYGNTKGIQFDHLDALCNTLSCTPGDLIEYRRGRKKV